The proteins below come from a single Gordonia pseudamarae genomic window:
- a CDS encoding transposase — protein MRSPGQHGPPNVDSQVRTTARRCKVPLLCRPSVVVHQRSLCRPTPTRRCDTCCPRWRSAGRRCMTRPKAHAASLKAPTASAAPRLVAAVGVGYDTAAQMLITAGDNTNRIKSEAAFAKMCGACPIPAGSGKTNNRHRLYRGGNRPANAALYRVSIVRMRWHQPTIDSVPWGNDTLSIGPQRLSRLSRSPTRSAASARPFPSAARCPAL, from the coding sequence ATGAGATCGCCCGGCCAGCACGGGCCGCCGAACGTCGACTCGCAGGTAAGAACGACTGCGCGGCGCTGCAAGGTCCCGCTTCTTTGCCGCCCGTCCGTCGTGGTGCACCAGCGGTCGTTGTGCCGACCGACCCCGACGCGGCGATGCGACACGTGTTGTCCTCGATGGCGCAGCGCTGGCCGGCGCTGCATGACGAGGCCAAAAGCTCACGCCGCATCGTTGAAGGCGCCCACCGCGTCTGCTGCGCCTCGGCTCGTCGCGGCCGTGGGTGTCGGCTACGACACAGCGGCGCAGATGCTCATCACCGCCGGCGACAACACCAACCGCATCAAGTCCGAGGCAGCGTTCGCCAAGATGTGCGGCGCTTGTCCGATCCCGGCCGGATCAGGAAAGACCAACAATCGGCATCGCCTGTACCGCGGTGGGAACCGACCGGCCAACGCCGCGCTCTACCGAGTCAGCATCGTGCGTATGCGATGGCACCAGCCGACTATCGACAGCGTTCCCTGGGGAAATGACACGCTGAGCATCGGGCCTCAACGTCTGAGTAGACTCAGTAGGTCCCCGACGAGGTCGGCAGCATCAGCACGCCCCTTTCCATCGGCGGCGAGATGCCCAGCGCTCTGA